A segment of the Colletotrichum destructivum chromosome 3, complete sequence genome:
TGAATTGACGAACCTTGTGGTACTCGTTCTGCAGCTCGGCCTGCGCACCCTCCGAACCAGAACCGATGGCCTTGGCATCGTAGCGGTAGAAGGTGCCACTGGGCTCGGCGTGGAAGAGCTGAgggccgtcctcgtcgtaaCCGGCAATTAGCAGGGCGACACCGAAAGGTCGGGACATGATGgtctcctcgccctcggcaccctCGCCGAAGCGCAGGGCAAGGTCACAGATGGCCTGGGTGCACGACTCGACGCGGAGGGGCTCGTTGTAGTTGAAGGAGTGGGACTGTGACTCGACGCGGGCGTGCTCGACCATGGATCGGGCGTCGGCCTGGAGGCCGGACATGGCGCAGCCGATGTGGCGGTCGATTTCGACAATCTTCTCGACGGAAGAGGTCTCGAGCAGGGTCGAGGTGACACGcttctcgacgccgaggacgacaccCTCCGAGgtggcgacgccgatggccgTAGAGCCAAGCTTGATGGCTTCCAGCGAGTATTCTACTTGGAAGAGGCGGCCTTCCGGGGAGAAGGTGTTGATTCCTCGGTCTAGGCGATCACCATTAGAAGCTGGTAAGGGCAGAGAAGCTGGAGGGGTTCTGACCGTATTCGGATCTTGCCATAAACATCTTGACGGTGTTATTTGTGTGTTGTAGCTGCTAAAGAGGTGAAGACAAGTAGGCTGGACCTGATTGAAACGGTTGATTGTTTCGGTCGGCGTGCCGTGAGGTTGTCGTGATCCCGGTTTGCGGGATGCTGGGGTTgtcgtggtggtgttgaATGGAGGGGAGCTTGGAGGTCCAGGTAGCAAACGGTGACGGTGGAAGGCTGAGATGGCaggtggtggtagtggttAGGCAAGCACTCAGCCTACGCAGCAGCCGCAAGCTCCAACAGCAGCCAACTACCTATTCCCGGGCCAGTTGCTTGTGCCTTTCGGGCGGTAGCTTCGAACCACTCCCCTTGTACTTCCCACCTTGAGCTCTGTGATTGGCCACTTCcgtcaacccccccctccacttCTCTCACTCCAAACGCTAAACCCGGAATATTTTAGGGGGACAGACAAACCCCGGACAGGGTCGCCAACACGCGAGGATTTTCCGACGAGACGCGCTCGCTCCAGGCTAATGGGCACTTAACCACGTCGAGGTAGTAGCAGCCCAACCCGCGCCGAGAGCTCCCTGAACTGCGATTCCGTGTTAGAGGGGCAAAGACAAAGAGCAACGAACAAACCGGCAGTCGAAGGTTGCCCTCCCCCAAACAatcgccgagaacgagacATCACTTATCAGGAAAGCAACCGACCCGCTGAGGCGCTTCGCATACTTCAAATGCAGTCGGCGAAATGTCGTCAGGCACCAGGGTATCAACCCACGAGCGCCGTGCGAACGGCGGCACAGCACCCGCTCCCGATCAGGAACGAACTTCAAGAACAGCGCGCAtgaacgccgccgcagcgggCAGCGGCCAGACAAACTTCAAAAGCGAACGCAGCGAGAGGACTGATGCGCGCCAACGAGAACGCGACCGGGACCGGGAACGTGAACACCAACCACGCGAGAGGGCCGCATCACCGGGGAGCAATGCGCACAAGCGGTCTGCGTCAGGGAATCCCCGGAGTCGAGCGCCCGATGACAGGCGTGTGGAGGAGCGGAGGACGGAAAGGACGTACGTGACGCAACTCGAAACCATGGTTCAGCGGACTAGGAGTTCCGAGAGGGGAGAACGGAGAGGCGGAGGTGATAAGGGGAAggctgccgaggccaagTCGCGAACGGCCGAGCCAAAGCCAAAAGAAGCCAAGGTTGACGGTCCACCAGGTGAGAGCTCACGTTTGTGATACTGGAGTAGAACTGGTGACTGACTGATTGGCACGGCAGCACCGTGGAACCCGGAAGCGACACTTCTCCCTCACACATCTGCTCCCCTGGCTTGTCGAATATCGATACCACCGCTGGCATCTCAGGCGCCGCAATCTCAGCTGCCGAAACCATTGAACGAGCTATCACTCGAGGTGCAGGAGGCGGTGATCCTGGAGGACCTACTGTTTGTCTTCATGGGTTATGAAGGCCAGTACATCCGCTTCGCCAAGACGTACAACCCCCATGAAGAGAGGGATCGGCTATCAGGGCCGGCGTTCAGGATATTACCCGGTCTAGATCCCAGTCTGCACGATCTGACGGTGTCGATGCTGAAGATGGCAACCTACTACTCGGCTCTAGAGATGTTTGTCGACGTACAGAGTAGGGAGGAGTTTGGCGCTGTCAACCATGCGCTATGCGCCTCTATCCGGAAGTTCCTTCACGACTACCTCGTTATGATTGCGCAGCTGGAGACGCAGTTCTTGACGAACGAGACATTCACTCTCCACGTCTTGAACATCCATACACTACCCACCAGCCAGATGATGTCACACCTGTATTCTCTGGCACACGACCTACTGAAGAGGAACGCGCTgctggatgacgatgacgaggaagaaagcGACAGCGCGGATGATTTTGAGAACATTCTCGAGTCGTTgcgagaaggcggcgactTGGCACCGGGCTCGGGAAAGAAGATTTGCAAGGGAGGCGTCGTGCTAGGACTAATCACAAAAAGGCTGGAGTCAATGTCCGGAGACCCAGCGGCGCGCGCTCTCTTGACTTCGCTACTGCGCGACGCCAGTAGACCATACATGGTAATGCTCAACGAATGGCTTCACCACGGAGGTATCAACGACCCTCACGCCGAATTCCTGGTCAAGGAGCAAAAGAGCATCCGCAGAGAACGCTTAGAGCAGGATTACACGGACGAGTACTGGGAGCGACGGTACACCATACGGGAGCATGACATACCCCCGCAGCTGGAAGGTGTCAAGGACAAAGTCTTGTTGGCCGGCAAGTATCTCAATGTCGTCAGAGAATGTGGCGGCGTGGACGTCAGCAAGGTCGTCCAGGACGTGCCCACATCCTTTGACGACAGCCGTT
Coding sequences within it:
- a CDS encoding Putative proteasome alpha-subunit domain, proteasome, subunit alpha/beta, nucleophile aminohydrolase, encoding MFMARSEYDRGINTFSPEGRLFQVEYSLEAIKLGSTAIGVATSEGVVLGVEKRVTSTLLETSSVEKIVEIDRHIGCAMSGLQADARSMVEHARVESQSHSFNYNEPLRVESCTQAICDLALRFGEGAEGEETIMSRPFGVALLIAGYDEDGPQLFHAEPSGTFYRYDAKAIGSGSEGAQAELQNEYHKSLTITDAETLVLKTLKQVMEEKLDSKNVQLASVTKEKGFRIYTDEEMAAVVERLPAN
- a CDS encoding Putative gamma-tubulin complex component protein is translated as MSSGTRVSTHERRANGGTAPAPDQERTSRTARMNAAAAGSGQTNFKSERSERTDARQRERDRDREREHQPRERAASPGSNAHKRSASGNPRSRAPDDRRVEERRTERTYVTQLETMVQRTRSSERGERRGGGDKGKAAEAKSRTAEPKPKEAKVDGPPAPWNPEATLLPHTSAPLACRISIPPLASQAPQSQLPKPLNELSLEVQEAVILEDLLFVFMGYEGQYIRFAKTYNPHEERDRLSGPAFRILPGLDPSLHDLTVSMLKMATYYSALEMFVDVQSREEFGAVNHALCASIRKFLHDYLVMIAQLETQFLTNETFTLHVLNIHTLPTSQMMSHLYSLAHDLLKRNALLDDDDEEESDSADDFENILESLREGGDLAPGSGKKICKGGVVLGLITKRLESMSGDPAARALLTSLLRDASRPYMVMLNEWLHHGGINDPHAEFLVKEQKSIRRERLEQDYTDEYWERRYTIREHDIPPQLEGVKDKVLLAGKYLNVVRECGGVDVSKVVQDVPTSFDDSRFLENVNSAYAHANESLMQLLLTTHSLPLRLRSMKHYFFLDPSDYFSYFLELGASELRKPVKSVNTGKLQSLLDLVLRQPGSIVSLDPFKEDVKVEINEITLIKSLQRVVNITGIEQGETLQPLANQPIENDKNAIGFTSLQLDYAVPFPVSLVISRKTVWRYQALFRYLLSLRYLESQLSATWYSQTSGLTWAHKSSSRSLEIWKRRVWTLRARMLVFVQQLLYFCTAEVIEPNWAKFMSRLRVGEEGQEAASGGAASGPTRTVDELMQDHVDFLDTCLKECMLTNSKLLRIHSKLMQTCTIFATYSNWLSRELEKADPDLSGTTRPSNMTPEQWRAFQAVRTQKPTTGSHSDSTSSAGPGASDQQQQQQQQQDARVGNLFEIMKKWEGNFSRHLQILLDALNHYAATETVVLLSLCARLSTANQGTEYAGLRTEDDSVV